One Mercurialis annua linkage group LG3, ddMerAnnu1.2, whole genome shotgun sequence DNA window includes the following coding sequences:
- the LOC126674115 gene encoding phospholipid-transporting ATPase 10-like — MAVGRNGKKRRLRLSKIYSFACGKQSYKDDHSQIGGPGFSRVVFCNESESFEAGIRNYIDNYVRTTKYTPFSFIPKSLFEQFRRVANFYFLISGILSFTPLAPYGAVSAIIPLIFVIGATMVKELIEDLKRKQQDVEMNNRKVKVHQGDGVFKQTEWKNLKVGDIVKVEKDQYFPADLLLLSSSFEDAVCYVETMNLDGETNLKVKQALPATADLGEDSNYKDFKATIRCEDPNANLYAFVGTFDYEENQYPLSPQQLLLRDSKLRNTEYIVGTVVFTGHDTKVMQNSRAPPSKRSRTERKMDLIVYVLLSFVFLMALVGSIVFGVETENDLTNGRMKRWYLRPDDSEVYFDPKEASTAGFLHFLTALLLYTYFIPISLYVSIEIVKVLQSVFINRDIHMYYELTDKPAHARTSNLTEELGQVDTVLSDKTGTLTCNAMEFIKCTVAGTAYGRGDTEVGRAMDRRKGTAEIEEVNGRDHNSSENRTPLVKGFNFEDERMMNGNWVHEPNASVIQKFLRLLAVCHTAIAEEDEQTGKISYEAESPDEASFVIAARELGFEFCGRTQTTISVRELDLETRRRVERSYKLLNVLEFNSARKRMSAIVRDEEGKLLLLCKGADSVMFERLALNGKEYEEKTREHVNEYADAGLRTLLLAYRELKEDEYRDFNQKFTEAKNSVSADRDALIDDLSEKMERNLVLLGATAVEDKLQKGVPECIDKLAQAGIKIWVLTGDKMETAINIGFACSLLRQGMKQILITLETPDIQALEKAGDKNAIAKASKDSILRQIHDGKALIQGSTGSDTHALIIDGKSLTYALDDDIKNLFLELAVGCASVICCRSSPKQKALVTKLVKEGTGKTTLAIGDGANDVGMLQEADIGIGISGVEGMQAVMSSDVSIAQFRYLERLLLLHGHWCYRRISSMICYFFYKNITFGFTLFLYEAFASFSGQPLYNDWFMSLYSVFFSSFPVVAMGILDQDVSEESIFKFPLLYQQGVQNVLFSWRRIISWMFNGIYSAIMIFFLCSKALEHQAFDEEGRTVGRDILGATMYSCVVWAVNIQMALFINYFTRIQHALVWGSIALWYIFLMIYGAMGPVTSGNAYMIFVEALAPTPSYWLVILFVMLTTLIPYFLFSAIQMQFFPMYHQMIQWMNHEGKSDPEYCEMVRQRSVSTATVGFTARKASVRRS; from the exons ATGGCGGTTGGTCGTAATGGTAAAAAAAGGCGGTTGCGTTTGAGCAAGATCTATTCATTTGCTTGTGGGAAGCAATCATATAAAGATGACCATTCTCAGATAGGAGGGCCAGGGTTTTCAAGGGTTGTGTTCTGTAATGAATCAGAGAGTTTTGAGGCCGGAATTCGgaattatattgataattatgtGAGGACTACTAAGTATACTCCTTTTTCTTTCATTCCTAAGTCATTGTTTGAGCAGTTCAGAAGAGTGGCCAATTTTTACTTCTTGATTAGTGGAATCTTATCTTTTACTCCTTTGGCACCTTATGGTGCTGTGAGTGCTATTATTCCTCTTATCTTTGTTATTGGAGCTACTATGGTTAAGGAACTCATTGAGGATTTGAAGAGAAAGCAGCAG GATGTTGAGATGAACAATAGAAAAGTTAAGGTGCATCAAGGTGACGGTGTTTTCAAGCAGACAGAATGGAAGAATTTGAAAGTAGGAGATATAGTGAAGGTGGAGAAGGATCAATACTTTCCAGCAGATCTCCTTTTACTTTCTTCTAGTTTTGAGGATGCAGTCTGCTATGTTGAAACCATGAACCTCGATGGAGAGACAAATTTGAAAGTAAAACAGGCATTGCCAGCAACTGCTGACTTAGGTGAGGATTCAAACTATAAGGATTTCAAAGCTACTATCCGATGTGAAGATCCAAATGCAAATTTGTATGCTTTTGTTGGAACCTTTGATTATGAAGAAAACCAATATCCCCTCAGTCCTCAACAACTTCTCCTTAGAGATTCAAAACTCCGAAATACAGAGTACATAGTTGGAACAGTTGTATTCACCGGACATGACACAAAGGTTATGCAAAATTCTAGAGCTCCTCCTTCAAAGAGAAGCAGAACTGAAAGGAAGATGGATCTAATTGTGTATGTATTGTTGAGTTTTGTGTTCTTAATGGCATTAGTCGGATCTATTGTGTTTGGTGTTGAAACTGAAAATGACTTGACAAATGGAAGGATGAAAAGGTGGTACCTCAGACCTGATGATTCTGAAGTTTACTTTGACCCTAAGGAAGCATCAACTGCCGGTTTTCTTCATTTCTTGACCGCTTTGTTGCTATATACCTACTTCATTCCCATCTCCTTGTATGTGTCCATAGAAATTGTTAAAGTTCTTCAGAGTGTTTTCATCAATAGGGATATTCATATGTATTATGAGCTGACCGACAAACCAGCCCATGCTCGTACCTCAAATTTGACGGAGGAACTTGGGCAAGTGGATACAGTTCTATCTGACAAGACTGGAACATTGACATGCAATGCCATGGAGTTCATCAAGTGTACTGTGGCTGGGACAGCTTATGGTCGTGGTGATACAGAAGTTGGGAGAGCTATGGATAGAAGAAAAGGTACTGCAGAGATTGAAGAAGTAAATGGTCGGGATCACAATTCTTCTGAGAATAGAACGCCACTCGTTAAAGGTTTTAATTTTGAAGATGAGAGGATGATGAATGGAAACTGGGTTCATGAGCCTAATGCTTCTGTTATACAGAAGTTTTTACGTTTACTAGCAGTCTGTCATACTGCTATAGCTGAAGAAGATGAACAGACTGGGAAGATTTCATATGAAGCTGAATCACCGGATGAAGCTTCATTTGTGATTGCAGCAAGAGAACTTGGTTTTGAATTCTGCGGCAGGACTCAAACAACTATTTCAGTGAGGGAGTTGGATCTGGAGACCAGAAGGCGAGTTGAAAG GTCATATAAACTTTTGAATGTTTTAGAGTTTAACAGTGCAAGAAAACGAATGTCTGCAATAGTAAGAGATGAAGAGGGAAAACTTTTATTACTTTGTAAAGGTGCCGACAGCGTTATGTTTGAAAGGCTCGCCCTGAATGGTAAGGAGTATGAAGAGAAGACCAGGGAGCATGTGAATGAGTATGCAGATGCAGGCTTGAGGACACTGTTACTTGCTTACCGAGAACTAAAGGAAGATGAATACCGAGATTTTAATCAGAAATTTACCGAGGCAAAGAATTCAGTGAGTGCAGATCGGGACGCGTTGATTGATGACTTGTCAGAGAAGATGGAGAGGAATCTAGTTCTTCTTGGTGCTACTGCTGTTGAAGACAAACTCCAAAAAGGG GTTCCTGAATGCATAGACAAACTCGCGCAAGCTGGAATTAAGATCTGGGTTTTGACTGGAGATAAAATGGAGACTGCCATCAACATTGG TTTCGCGTGTAGTTTGCTTAGACAAGGAATGAAGCAAATTCTGATCACTTTAGAGACTCCAGATATTCAAGCATTGGAAAAGGCAGGGGACAAAAACGCCATTGCCAAG GCATCAAAGGACAGTATCTTACGCCAAATACATGACGGGAAGGCTCTGATACAAGGATCAACAGGCTCTGATACTCATGCATTGATTATTGATGGGAAATCACTTACTTATGCTTTGGATGATGACATTAAGAATTTGTTTCTCGAGCTTGCTGTTGGTTGTGCATCTGTAATTTGCTGCCGTTCATCACCAAAACAGAAAGCATTG GTCACTAAGCTAGTTAAAGAAGGAACTGGAAAAACAACATTGGCAATTGGTGATGGTGCTAATGATGTGGGTATGCTTCAAGAAGCAGATATCGGAATAGGAATCAGTGGTGTTGAAGGAATGCAG GCTGTCATGTCAAGTGATGTGTCGATAGCTCAGTTTCGGTATTTAGAGCGGTTGCTTCTCTTGCATGGACATTGGTGTTATCGAAGAATCTCATCCATGATATGCTACTTCTTCTACAAAAATATCACATTCGGCTTCACTCTTTTCTTATATGAAGCATTTGCATCATTCTCCGGACAACCCTTGTACAATGATTGGTTTATGTCCTTGTATAGTGTCTTCTTCAGTTCATTTCCCGTTGTTGCTATGGGAATTCTCGACCAGGATGTATCCGAAGAATCTATCTTCAAG TTTCCTCTATTGTACCAACAAGGTGTACAAAACGTACTCTTCAGCTGGCGTCGAATAATAAGCTGGATGTTTAACGGTATCTACAGCGCCATAATGATTTTCTTTTTGTGCTCAAAAGCATTAGAGCATCAAGCTTTCGATGAAGAGGGCAGAACGGTTGGGAGGGACATCTTAGGTGCAACAATGTACTCATGCGTTGTATGGGCTGTTAACATTCAAATGGCGCTTTTCATCAACTATTTCACTCGCATACAACATGCCTTAGTTTGGGGTTCTATCGCTTTATGGTACATTTTCCTCATGATCTATGGAGCCATGGGTCCAGTAACATCCGGAAACGCTTATATGATCTTCGTAGAAGCCCTCGCCCCAACGCCATCTTACTGGCTTGTCATATTATTTGTGATGCTTACGACACTGATCCCGTATTTCCTATTTTCCGCTATTCAAATGCAGTTCTTTCCTATGTATCATCAAATGATACAGTGGATGAATCAtgagggtaaaagtgatcccgagTATTGTGAAATGGTGCGACAAAGATCAGTAAGCACAGCAACGGTGGGTTTCACAGCACGTAAAGCATCAGTTAGACGTTCGTAG